Part of the Neisseria leonii genome is shown below.
ACTTGATGCGCAGCGGCAAAGTCGATTTCAACCGCCTGGAAGTGCTGATTCTCGACGAAGCCGACCGTATGCTCGACATGGGCTTTATCGACGACATCGAAACCATCGTTGCCGCCACGCCCGCCGACCGCCAAACCCTGCTGTTTTCCGCCACATGGGACGGCGCAGTCGGCAAACTGGCCAAAAAACTCACCGACAATCCCGAAATCATCGAAATCGAACGGGTAGACGACCAAGGCAAAATCGAAGAACAGCTTTTATACTGCGACGATATGCGGCATAAAAACCGCCTGCTCGACCATATCCTGCGCGATGCCAATATCGATCAGGCCGTGATTTTCACGTCCACCAAAGCCATGACCGAAGTCATCGCCGACGATCTGTACGAAAAAGGCTTTGCCGCCAACTGCCTGCACGGCGACATGCCGCAGGGCTGGCGCAACCGCACGCTGACGGATCTGCGCAAAGGCCGCTGCAAAATCCTCGTCGCCACCGATGTGGCCGCGCGCGGCATCGACGTGCCGACCATCACCCACGTCATCAATTACGACCTGCCCAAACAGGCCGAAGACTATGTCCACCGCATCGGCCGTACCGGCCGTGCCGGCCGCACCGGCATTGCGCTGACGTTCGCCGAAGTCAATGAATATGTCAAAGTCCACAAAATCGAGAAATTCATCGGCCGCAAAATTCCCGAAGTCAGCATCGAAGGACTGGAACCCACCCGCAAACGCAGCAAAAACGGCACAGCCGCCAAAGGCCGCCGCCAAAACGGCCATTGGGGCGGCAAAGGCGGTTTCGACAAAGACAAAAAACGGGGCGGCAGAAAAGATGCTGCCAAACGCGAAAACACGTTCGGCAGCAAAGACGGCTTCAAACCGCGCGGCAAAGGCTTTGCCAAAGACGGGGTGAAAAACAAAACGCGCAGCCGCTGAACGGCATCATGCAGCAAAAAGGCCGTCTGAAAATCGGCTTTTCAGACGGCCTTATTATTACGGGCTTCATCCATTTTAATGAATCACCGTACAGGCTGCCCCTCATGCCGGTACGGTGTCAGACCGAGCCGGCATTCTGATACAGACTGAACAGCGGTACGCCCGCTTCACGGATACGCTGCCCGCCCGGCAGGTCGGTAAATTCGAGAAACGCACAGGCTTCGACAATCTCGCCGCCCAGTT
Proteins encoded:
- a CDS encoding DEAD/DEAH box helicase, whose translation is MSIHFSDLISDKNILSALKNEGYDTPTPIQAQALPAALAGHDIMASAQTGSGKTAAFLLPTLQKLTRRSEKSGKGPRALVLTPTRELAAQVEKNAQAYAKNMKWFRTVSIVGGASFGFQTRALSKPVDLVVATPGRLMDLMRSGKVDFNRLEVLILDEADRMLDMGFIDDIETIVAATPADRQTLLFSATWDGAVGKLAKKLTDNPEIIEIERVDDQGKIEEQLLYCDDMRHKNRLLDHILRDANIDQAVIFTSTKAMTEVIADDLYEKGFAANCLHGDMPQGWRNRTLTDLRKGRCKILVATDVAARGIDVPTITHVINYDLPKQAEDYVHRIGRTGRAGRTGIALTFAEVNEYVKVHKIEKFIGRKIPEVSIEGLEPTRKRSKNGTAAKGRRQNGHWGGKGGFDKDKKRGGRKDAAKRENTFGSKDGFKPRGKGFAKDGVKNKTRSR